From the Leptotrichia sp. oral taxon 221 genome, one window contains:
- a CDS encoding DUF4870 domain-containing protein, with translation MNLDVKSQKSIAGLRANVAAFLINLSFFIPGFNIFFPILALIIEENNNFVREYSKQTLIVSIFFTVSSLTLLIAYIGTYVAAILMTLICIIQVISIILSILGKEFKIPFIDTITDFFFVD, from the coding sequence ATGAATTTAGATGTTAAATCACAAAAATCAATTGCTGGTTTAAGAGCTAATGTTGCAGCTTTTCTTATTAATTTAAGTTTCTTTATACCAGGATTCAATATTTTTTTCCCAATATTAGCGTTAATAATTGAAGAAAATAACAATTTTGTTAGAGAATATTCAAAACAAACATTAATTGTTAGTATATTCTTTACAGTTAGCTCATTAACTTTACTTATTGCATACATTGGTACTTATGTTGCCGCAATTTTAATGACACTTATTTGTATAATCCAAGTTATCTCAATAATTTTATCTATTTTAGGTAAAGAGTTTAAAATTCCTTTTATAGATACAATTACAGATTTCTTTTTTGTTGATTAA
- the recN gene encoding DNA repair protein RecN: MLRELRLNNLAIIKDLNLEFDEGLISMTGETGAGKSIILDGISLLIGERSHLEMIRTNEEGLYAEGIFDLNENQKKKLNELGFEIEDDELIVSRYFDRNSKTKITVNGVRMTVSRLKELMVNIIDLVGQHEHQYLLNKNYHLLLLDKYLEREGQDLLKEIEETVGIIKKLNSKIDKIEVEKKKVEERKDVFEFQCNEINGLDLKVNEDVELEEEYKILFNAGKIGEKLQDSAQRLKDGEFSVISSLGKVKRNLEQLVGISENYNELKDKIENIIYDLDEIAYTVDDYIEDIELDDDRLEKVVKRIDEINKLKLKYGSTIQEILDYRDDIQNKLSLINFENNELETLKNEKNEKEQKYYELSKKLSAIRKSVAKNLEVTIHEQLEDLNMSNAKFRFKFEFLEQDVVNSKGIDDVEFMMTTNVGEDFKPLAKIASGGEISRIMLALKVVFSTVDNISVLIFDEIDTGISGETVKRVADKLKELSGKVQVICVTHSPQIAGKARQQFFIKKEVENNVTETKVRELTQEERIKEVARIISGDKITEASITHAKEIMGLL, translated from the coding sequence ATGCTAAGAGAATTAAGGTTGAATAATTTAGCTATAATAAAAGATTTGAATTTAGAATTTGATGAAGGACTAATTTCGATGACAGGAGAAACTGGAGCGGGGAAATCAATAATATTGGATGGAATTTCTTTGCTAATCGGTGAAAGAAGTCATTTGGAAATGATAAGAACAAATGAGGAAGGTCTTTATGCAGAAGGTATTTTTGATTTGAATGAAAATCAGAAAAAAAAATTGAATGAACTTGGTTTTGAGATTGAAGATGATGAATTAATAGTTTCTCGTTATTTTGATAGAAATTCAAAAACGAAAATAACTGTAAATGGTGTTAGAATGACAGTTTCTAGATTAAAAGAACTGATGGTTAATATTATTGATTTAGTAGGTCAGCATGAGCATCAATATCTATTAAATAAAAATTATCACTTATTATTGTTGGATAAATATTTGGAGAGAGAAGGTCAAGATTTACTAAAGGAAATAGAAGAAACAGTTGGAATTATAAAAAAATTGAATAGTAAAATTGATAAAATTGAGGTTGAAAAGAAAAAAGTTGAGGAAAGAAAAGATGTTTTTGAATTTCAGTGTAATGAGATAAATGGCTTGGACTTGAAAGTTAACGAAGATGTTGAACTTGAAGAAGAATATAAAATCTTGTTTAATGCTGGGAAAATAGGTGAAAAATTACAAGATTCAGCTCAAAGATTAAAAGATGGAGAATTTTCAGTGATAAGTTCTTTAGGAAAGGTTAAAAGAAATTTAGAGCAATTAGTTGGAATTTCAGAAAATTACAATGAGTTGAAAGATAAAATTGAGAATATTATTTATGACTTGGATGAAATTGCTTATACTGTGGATGATTATATTGAGGATATTGAGTTGGATGATGACAGGCTTGAAAAGGTTGTTAAGCGTATTGATGAAATAAATAAGTTGAAATTGAAATATGGTTCGACAATTCAAGAAATATTAGATTATAGAGACGATATTCAAAATAAGTTATCGCTAATTAATTTTGAAAATAATGAATTAGAAACTTTGAAAAATGAAAAAAATGAGAAGGAACAAAAATATTATGAACTTTCAAAAAAATTAAGTGCAATAAGAAAAAGTGTTGCAAAAAATTTAGAAGTTACAATTCATGAGCAATTAGAAGATTTGAATATGTCTAATGCTAAGTTTAGATTCAAGTTTGAGTTTTTGGAGCAAGATGTGGTAAATTCTAAAGGGATTGACGATGTGGAATTTATGATGACAACAAATGTAGGTGAGGATTTTAAACCACTTGCAAAAATTGCTTCAGGTGGAGAAATCTCAAGAATTATGTTAGCTTTAAAAGTAGTATTTTCAACGGTTGATAATATTTCAGTATTGATTTTTGATGAGATTGATACGGGAATTTCTGGAGAGACTGTAAAAAGAGTTGCGGATAAATTGAAAGAGTTATCTGGAAAAGTGCAAGTAATTTGTGTTACTCATTCGCCACAGATCGCAGGAAAAGCACGACAACAGTTTTTCATTAAAAAAGAAGTTGAAAATAATGTTACAGAAACAAAGGTCCGAGAATTGACTCAAGAAGAGAGAATTAAAGAAGTTGCAAGAATAATTTCAGGAGATAAGATTACAGAAGCATCGATTACTCATGCGAAAGAAATAATGGGGTTGCTATAA
- a CDS encoding DUF1694 domain-containing protein, translating into MKMNKNISSTDLMNSIEKSKDRAFEAKIEKNIYLGEYKERVIAALTFSQVKEKGIYPEIEDALGDKAAKKLLISRELGFDYSKKYIEISKRKNIPYKLVDSIVNTGEIGLVVASDDAIENPLDNPIVKTAKEKFKEAGLPDIYFEALEKSICDFHMDIIKKEMPEYEKKYKELNFLDKLFGAKCPICQKLGGKKRG; encoded by the coding sequence ATGAAAATGAATAAAAATATTTCTAGTACAGATTTAATGAATTCAATTGAAAAATCAAAAGATAGAGCTTTTGAAGCAAAGATAGAAAAAAACATTTATTTAGGAGAATATAAAGAAAGAGTAATTGCAGCATTGACATTTTCTCAAGTAAAAGAAAAAGGCATTTATCCTGAAATAGAAGATGCCTTGGGAGATAAAGCTGCAAAAAAATTATTAATTTCAAGGGAATTAGGCTTTGATTATTCAAAAAAATATATTGAAATATCAAAAAGAAAAAATATTCCGTATAAATTAGTAGATAGTATAGTTAATACAGGAGAAATTGGATTAGTTGTTGCGTCAGATGATGCAATAGAAAATCCTTTGGATAATCCGATAGTAAAAACAGCAAAAGAGAAATTTAAAGAAGCAGGACTACCAGATATTTATTTTGAAGCTTTAGAAAAATCAATTTGTGATTTTCATATGGATATAATAAAAAAAGAAATGCCTGAATATGAAAAAAAATACAAAGAATTAAACTTTTTAGATAAACTTTTTGGTGCAAAATGTCCAATATGTCAAAAATTAGGAGGAAAAAAACGTGGTTGA
- the rpsT gene encoding 30S ribosomal protein S20, with protein MAHSKSSKKRVFIGKRNAERNQAIRSRVKTFVKKVLAAVEAKNVDEAKTALQVAYKELDKAVTKGVLKKNTVSRKKSRLALKVNSLAK; from the coding sequence ATGGCACATTCTAAATCATCTAAAAAAAGAGTATTTATTGGTAAAAGAAATGCAGAAAGAAACCAAGCTATAAGAAGTAGAGTTAAAACTTTCGTAAAAAAAGTACTTGCAGCTGTGGAAGCTAAAAATGTCGACGAAGCAAAAACAGCATTACAAGTTGCTTACAAAGAATTGGATAAAGCTGTAACAAAAGGTGTTCTTAAGAAAAACACTGTTTCAAGAAAAAAATCTAGACTTGCATTAAAAGTTAACTCATTAGCTAAGTAA
- a CDS encoding NAD(+)/NADH kinase yields MSEHKNILKKIRYVKSEYLDESLLKEYYEYIKNNGIEEVEDVSEADLIISFGGDGTTLVAAKEALKKNVPVMAVNMGSLGYLAEISPENLVEMLKRYQNGQYVVDERAFLEVKYNKKTYYALNELVLLKGGMMSHLIQVEVYENNTFVNEYRADGVIVATPTGSTAYSLSAGGSIVYPGLKAVTITPLSPQGLTARPIIIDGGNTLSFKVFSRDNDAHLNLDGSICIKVKQDDTINARLSNKKVKIIKSGKNDYYSILRQKLKWGDAIIK; encoded by the coding sequence ATGAGTGAACATAAAAATATATTAAAAAAAATAAGATATGTGAAAAGTGAGTATCTAGATGAAAGTTTATTGAAAGAGTATTATGAATATATAAAAAATAATGGTATTGAAGAAGTTGAAGATGTATCAGAGGCAGATTTGATAATATCTTTTGGTGGAGATGGAACGACACTTGTTGCAGCGAAGGAAGCTTTGAAGAAAAATGTGCCTGTAATGGCTGTAAATATGGGAAGTTTAGGTTATCTTGCTGAAATAAGTCCAGAAAATTTAGTTGAGATGTTAAAAAGATACCAAAATGGACAATATGTAGTTGATGAAAGAGCTTTTTTGGAAGTAAAATATAATAAAAAAACTTATTATGCTTTGAATGAGTTAGTTTTGTTAAAGGGTGGAATGATGTCGCATTTAATACAAGTGGAAGTTTATGAAAATAATACTTTTGTTAATGAATATCGTGCTGATGGGGTAATTGTAGCAACACCTACAGGTTCTACAGCATATTCACTTTCAGCAGGAGGTTCCATTGTCTATCCAGGTTTGAAGGCAGTAACAATAACACCATTGTCACCTCAAGGACTAACAGCACGACCAATTATCATTGATGGGGGAAATACTCTTAGTTTTAAAGTGTTTTCAAGAGATAATGATGCACATTTGAATCTTGATGGAAGTATCTGTATTAAAGTTAAACAAGATGATACAATAAACGCAAGATTATCTAATAAAAAAGTAAAAATAATAAAATCAGGGAAGAATGATTACTACAGTATTTTAAGACAAAAATTAAAGTGGGGAGACGCTATAATAAAATAA
- a CDS encoding phospholipid phosphatase: protein MFKEKEVDKTEKLIILAISIVLYFVIYAITKLEVISPYMGVVCLILLYMYSKYNLINIFFSSKRTTFKIYIFMMISIVCFVRFPFSILNLIIYIVLLIVLRNLLISDEGKNQIPKIDNFMKLYVLFEIIFIITFIFF, encoded by the coding sequence GTGTTTAAAGAAAAAGAAGTCGATAAAACTGAAAAACTAATAATTCTAGCAATATCTATTGTTTTGTATTTTGTTATTTATGCAATAACGAAATTGGAAGTAATATCGCCTTATATGGGGGTTGTTTGTTTGATTTTGTTGTATATGTATTCAAAATATAATTTAATTAATATCTTTTTTTCCAGTAAAAGAACGACTTTTAAAATCTATATTTTTATGATGATATCGATAGTATGTTTCGTTAGATTTCCTTTTTCGATACTAAACCTTATAATCTATATAGTTTTATTAATTGTTTTACGGAATTTACTAATTAGTGACGAAGGGAAAAATCAAATTCCAAAAATTGATAATTTTATGAAATTATATGTATTATTTGAAATAATTTTCATTATAACATTCATTTTCTTTTAA
- the murA gene encoding UDP-N-acetylglucosamine 1-carboxyvinyltransferase, with amino-acid sequence MVDGFKVKGKTPLNGTIKVSGAKNAALPIIIATLVAKGEYILRNVPNLRDIRVLMKLLEDLGMETEKLDETTYRIVNNGFKRNEASYEIVKQMRASFLVMGPMIANLDEAVVSLPGGCAIGSRPVDLHLKGFELLGAEITRVHGYIHAKADKLKGAEIPLGFPSVGATQNIMMAAVKAPGKTVISNAAREPEIVDLGNFLNKMGAKITGLGTPNIEIEGVEELHAVEYSIMPDRIEAGTYVIASLITEGELKIENANLDDLGVFKTELEAMGVKFEKEGNILTVIGDLKKLKPAKIKTLPHPGFPTDMQPQMMLLQALVNGGSSMEETVFENRFMHVPEFNRMGTDIIIKHGIAMINGGLSLTGAEVMASDLRAGAALVLAGLVADGETIINRVYHIDRGYDKLEQKLNAVGADIQRIKLDI; translated from the coding sequence GTGGTTGATGGATTTAAGGTAAAAGGAAAAACGCCTTTGAATGGAACGATAAAAGTAAGTGGAGCAAAAAATGCAGCTTTACCAATTATAATTGCAACATTAGTTGCTAAAGGGGAGTACATTTTAAGAAATGTACCAAATTTAAGAGATATTAGAGTACTAATGAAACTTTTAGAAGATTTAGGTATGGAAACAGAAAAATTAGACGAAACTACTTATAGAATTGTAAATAATGGTTTTAAAAGAAATGAAGCAAGTTATGAAATTGTAAAACAAATGAGAGCGTCATTTTTAGTAATGGGGCCTATGATTGCTAACTTGGATGAAGCTGTTGTATCACTTCCAGGAGGATGTGCGATTGGTTCTAGACCAGTTGATTTACATTTGAAAGGATTTGAATTATTAGGAGCGGAAATAACTAGAGTACATGGTTATATTCATGCAAAAGCTGATAAACTAAAAGGAGCAGAAATTCCTTTAGGATTCCCAAGTGTTGGAGCTACACAAAATATTATGATGGCAGCAGTAAAAGCACCTGGAAAAACAGTAATTTCAAATGCAGCAAGAGAGCCTGAAATTGTAGATTTAGGAAACTTTTTAAATAAAATGGGAGCTAAAATTACAGGATTAGGAACACCAAATATTGAAATTGAAGGTGTAGAAGAGCTTCATGCAGTTGAATATTCAATTATGCCAGATAGAATTGAAGCTGGAACTTATGTAATTGCTTCATTAATAACAGAAGGTGAATTAAAAATAGAAAATGCTAATTTAGATGATTTAGGCGTATTTAAAACTGAATTAGAAGCAATGGGTGTAAAATTTGAGAAGGAAGGGAATATTTTAACAGTAATTGGTGATTTGAAAAAATTAAAACCAGCAAAAATAAAAACTTTACCTCATCCAGGATTCCCTACTGATATGCAACCTCAAATGATGTTGTTACAAGCATTAGTAAATGGTGGAAGTTCTATGGAAGAAACTGTATTTGAAAATAGATTTATGCATGTTCCTGAATTCAATAGAATGGGGACAGATATTATAATAAAACATGGAATTGCTATGATAAATGGTGGATTATCATTAACTGGTGCTGAAGTTATGGCTTCAGATTTAAGAGCAGGAGCAGCATTAGTATTAGCAGGACTTGTAGCTGATGGAGAAACTATTATTAACAGAGTTTATCACATAGATAGAGGGTATGATAAATTAGAGCAAAAATTGAATGCAGTTGGTGCTGATATTCAAAGAATTAAATTAGATATTTAA
- a CDS encoding helicase C-terminal domain-containing protein, with protein sequence MEITDLINVETIERIKVEIKNAKGNEVFFRGIPDSEGMVVDIEVIARGNESSVAALLNKMRKNEVIIHNHPSGVLIPSDEDVAISSMYGDVGGASYIVNNDVDDIYVIVPLKEFIKINVDDYFGENGIIHKTFKKFEPRKEQYEMAKYIEKSVNENKKLLIEAGTGTGKTIGYLLPTLLYAIENNLKVIVSTNTINLQEQLINKDIPLLKKILGKDFSYQIVKGRGNYLSKRKLRNVDISELESDTEKEKEEKALIRNLLEWDENITETGDRSELKYEVPLSVWEKVNSEVDMCKGVKCPHYSECHFFKARKNISDANLLIVNHHMFFADLSIRNQTGFYTNYSILPNYDIVVFDEAHNIEDTARNYFTFEATKISFGRLMGNIFNRRATGSNNAGALMRALAYLNESLDQETYVKIDEMRDAIVKELNDFYDTGIDIFDKFMAMFSQEDAREIKVKLDEKILRNNPRWQEIKLANQKFKEIYGNLVLQINKFLNFVGNLNLEDKEGYIFDFSRYYERLKKYYKNFEFIIEAKEDGFVYWLNITSVRSNVKLYATPYDISDELNENLLTKLDRMIFTSATLAVDKKFDYYKKSIGLKKEKKSKILEKIIKSPFNYEKQMKVYIPTDALEPTNLEFLNDLEDFIKESIKATKGHCFLLFTSYSMMNYLYNKIVRTFSKNEYTIIRQNDYPRHEMIEIFKHSKNPILLGTDSFWEGVDVQGDQLKSVIIVKLPFKVPNDPVTESIIENIKNNGQNPFNDYQVPQAVIKFKQGIGRLIRSKTDYGNIIILDNRIIKKYYGRKFLETLPKNAIKDSKDNILKLMKSGK encoded by the coding sequence ATGGAAATTACAGATTTGATTAATGTCGAGACGATTGAACGGATAAAAGTAGAGATAAAAAATGCTAAAGGGAATGAAGTATTTTTTAGGGGAATTCCTGATAGTGAGGGAATGGTAGTAGATATAGAAGTGATTGCTAGAGGAAATGAAAGTTCTGTAGCGGCATTATTGAATAAAATGAGAAAAAATGAGGTAATAATACACAATCATCCTTCAGGAGTATTAATTCCTTCAGATGAAGATGTTGCAATATCAAGTATGTATGGAGATGTTGGAGGTGCTTCATATATTGTAAATAATGATGTTGATGATATTTATGTCATCGTTCCATTGAAGGAATTTATTAAAATTAATGTTGACGATTATTTTGGAGAAAATGGGATTATACATAAAACTTTTAAAAAATTTGAGCCACGTAAGGAACAGTATGAAATGGCTAAATATATTGAGAAAAGTGTAAATGAGAATAAAAAATTGTTGATTGAAGCGGGAACTGGGACTGGGAAAACAATAGGATATTTATTGCCTACATTACTTTATGCGATAGAAAATAATTTGAAAGTAATTGTTTCCACGAATACGATAAATTTACAAGAGCAGCTTATAAATAAAGACATTCCATTGTTGAAGAAAATATTAGGGAAGGATTTTTCGTATCAAATAGTAAAAGGGCGAGGGAATTATTTGTCAAAAAGAAAATTGAGAAATGTGGATATTTCTGAGTTGGAATCAGATACTGAAAAGGAAAAAGAAGAGAAGGCGTTAATAAGAAATTTGTTGGAATGGGATGAAAATATTACTGAAACAGGTGATAGGAGTGAACTGAAATATGAAGTACCGCTATCGGTTTGGGAAAAGGTGAACAGTGAAGTGGATATGTGTAAAGGGGTTAAATGTCCACATTATTCAGAGTGTCATTTTTTTAAAGCTCGAAAAAATATTTCAGATGCAAATTTGCTAATTGTAAATCATCATATGTTTTTTGCAGATTTGTCGATTAGAAATCAAACAGGATTTTATACAAACTATTCGATATTACCAAATTATGATATTGTTGTGTTTGATGAGGCACATAATATTGAGGATACAGCAAGAAATTATTTTACGTTTGAAGCGACGAAGATATCTTTTGGACGTCTTATGGGGAATATTTTTAATAGAAGAGCAACTGGTTCAAATAATGCAGGAGCTTTAATGAGAGCGTTAGCTTATTTGAATGAAAGTTTGGATCAAGAAACATATGTGAAAATTGATGAAATGAGAGATGCAATCGTAAAAGAATTAAATGATTTCTATGATACAGGAATTGATATTTTTGATAAGTTTATGGCAATGTTTTCGCAAGAGGATGCTAGAGAAATTAAAGTTAAATTAGATGAGAAAATTTTAAGAAATAATCCAAGATGGCAAGAAATAAAATTGGCAAATCAAAAATTTAAAGAAATTTACGGAAACTTGGTTTTACAAATAAATAAATTTTTAAATTTTGTTGGGAATTTGAATTTAGAAGATAAAGAAGGTTATATTTTTGATTTTTCAAGATATTATGAAAGATTAAAGAAATATTATAAGAATTTTGAGTTTATTATTGAGGCGAAGGAAGATGGTTTCGTTTATTGGTTAAACATAACTTCTGTGAGATCTAATGTAAAATTATATGCAACGCCTTATGATATTTCAGATGAACTGAATGAAAATTTATTAACTAAATTGGATCGAATGATATTTACTTCAGCTACATTGGCAGTTGATAAGAAATTTGATTATTATAAAAAAAGTATAGGATTGAAAAAAGAGAAAAAATCAAAAATTTTAGAAAAAATTATAAAATCACCATTTAATTATGAAAAACAAATGAAAGTTTATATTCCAACTGATGCGTTGGAACCTACAAATCTTGAATTTTTGAATGATTTAGAAGACTTTATTAAAGAATCGATAAAAGCTACAAAAGGACATTGTTTCTTGTTATTTACATCTTATAGTATGATGAATTATTTGTATAATAAGATAGTAAGAACTTTTAGTAAAAACGAATATACGATTATTAGACAAAATGATTATCCAAGACATGAAATGATAGAAATTTTTAAACATTCTAAAAATCCGATATTGCTTGGAACGGATAGTTTTTGGGAAGGTGTAGATGTTCAAGGAGATCAGTTAAAGTCAGTAATTATCGTGAAATTGCCATTTAAAGTGCCTAATGATCCAGTAACAGAATCGATAATTGAAAATATTAAAAATAATGGACAAAATCCATTTAATGATTATCAAGTGCCACAAGCGGTTATAAAATTTAAACAAGGAATTGGTAGATTAATTAGAAGTAAAACAGATTATGGTAATATTATTATTTTAGATAATAGAATTATTAAAAAATATTATGGAAGGAAATTTTTAGAGACATTGCCTAAAAATGCTATAAAAGATAGTAAAGATAATATTTTGAAATTAATGAAATCTGGGAAATAA
- a CDS encoding tyrosine-type recombinase/integrase, producing MGKDMEQEKLEIEENSEKKEEKQKEERIKLKREVNVRIIDFLDFLRYEKGSSENTLIGYERDLKHFFLSISKNVEEIQEDDIYKYIEKIGEKLKRNSILRKISAIRTFYKFCYLNKIVKEDPTNMIRSLKREKRLPETLTLQEIKRIVDNCNHTPEGMQNKMIIKFLIATGARISEILNLEIKDVENQEYEFIKVLGKGSKYRVIPIYDGLEKEIKDYLENYRPKLKNAKENFKIFPNTKRSKFWKNLKKISKDAGIEKNVYPHIFRHSIATALLKNGADIRIVQEILGHANISTTEIYTHIEKSTLKKIYNNINLGDD from the coding sequence ATGGGAAAAGATATGGAACAAGAAAAGCTAGAAATAGAAGAAAATTCAGAAAAAAAAGAAGAAAAACAAAAGGAAGAAAGAATTAAGTTAAAAAGAGAAGTTAATGTTAGAATAATAGATTTTTTAGATTTTTTGAGATATGAAAAGGGAAGTTCAGAAAATACGTTGATTGGATACGAAAGAGATTTAAAACATTTTTTTTTGAGTATTAGTAAAAATGTAGAGGAAATTCAAGAGGACGATATTTATAAATATATTGAAAAAATTGGTGAAAAGTTGAAACGAAATTCGATATTGCGAAAAATTTCTGCTATTAGAACTTTTTATAAGTTTTGTTATTTGAATAAAATTGTAAAGGAAGATCCTACAAACATGATAAGAAGTTTAAAGCGAGAAAAAAGACTTCCAGAAACATTGACATTGCAAGAAATAAAAAGAATTGTAGACAACTGTAATCACACACCAGAAGGTATGCAAAATAAGATGATAATAAAATTTTTGATAGCAACTGGAGCGAGAATTTCTGAAATTTTGAATCTCGAAATAAAAGATGTTGAAAATCAAGAATATGAATTTATAAAAGTTTTAGGAAAAGGTTCTAAATATAGAGTGATCCCAATTTATGATGGATTAGAAAAAGAGATAAAGGATTATTTGGAAAATTATAGACCAAAATTGAAAAATGCAAAAGAAAATTTTAAAATATTTCCAAATACAAAAAGATCAAAATTTTGGAAAAATTTGAAGAAAATATCGAAAGATGCTGGAATTGAAAAGAACGTTTATCCACATATTTTTAGGCATTCAATCGCAACAGCATTATTAAAAAATGGTGCTGATATAAGAATTGTTCAAGAGATTTTAGGTCATGCAAATATATCGACAACAGAAATTTATACACATATAGAAAAATCAACTTTGAAAAAGATTTATAACAATATAAATTTAGGTGACGATTAA
- the holA gene encoding DNA polymerase III subunit delta has translation MIYFIGGLKHREFKYFEILEQIRKETPNILETVFDASLKEEDRFLEKISMNSIFSVPEIVILKRTEKLKNIEKLLEYIESLNIQNKEIIIDYLKEDGKLGSKLIKKLEELKQNGDFKVYLYLKYSDDEMRDYICHELGVSKRDAMLLIEMVGKNPFKIKNEVGKIKAYLGGDNFVLEEVKKIVSIEKEFQIYQIVREILTNNILEAMDYLKKTKEYMGVLYSLYGELEAMYKISSLKKEGKVFSSNYNVFKKQFEEYEDIFKNNGRIPNPYVIYKKLEIEKNYTKDNLKRLVYRCWEVERDIKTGKIEMAPAVENLILEIISCFKVF, from the coding sequence ATGATATATTTTATAGGTGGATTGAAACATAGAGAATTCAAGTACTTTGAGATATTGGAACAGATAAGAAAAGAAACACCAAATATTTTAGAGACAGTGTTCGATGCGAGTTTAAAAGAAGAAGATCGGTTTTTAGAAAAAATAAGTATGAATTCGATATTTTCTGTTCCTGAGATCGTAATATTAAAAAGAACTGAAAAATTGAAAAATATTGAAAAATTATTGGAATATATTGAAAGTTTGAATATACAAAATAAGGAAATAATTATTGATTATTTAAAGGAAGATGGGAAACTAGGTTCAAAACTTATTAAAAAGCTAGAAGAGTTGAAGCAAAATGGAGATTTTAAGGTTTATTTGTATTTGAAATATAGTGATGACGAAATGAGGGATTACATTTGTCATGAATTAGGTGTTTCTAAAAGGGATGCTATGCTTTTAATTGAAATGGTTGGAAAAAATCCATTTAAAATAAAAAATGAGGTTGGAAAAATAAAAGCTTATTTGGGTGGAGATAATTTTGTTCTAGAGGAAGTTAAGAAAATTGTATCGATAGAAAAAGAATTTCAAATTTATCAGATTGTTCGAGAAATATTGACAAATAACATTTTGGAAGCGATGGATTATTTGAAGAAAACGAAGGAATATATGGGAGTGTTGTATTCGCTTTATGGTGAGTTGGAAGCAATGTATAAGATAAGTTCGTTGAAAAAGGAAGGGAAAGTTTTTAGTAGCAATTACAATGTTTTTAAGAAGCAATTTGAAGAATATGAAGATATTTTTAAAAATAATGGGAGAATTCCAAATCCGTACGTGATTTATAAAAAATTGGAGATAGAAAAAAATTATACTAAAGATAATTTAAAAAGATTAGTGTATAGATGTTGGGAAGTGGAAAGGGATATAAAAACAGGGAAAATTGAGATGGCTCCAGCAGTAGAAAATTTAATATTGGAAATTATTTCTTGTTTTAAAGTATTTTAA